The following proteins are co-located in the Malus sylvestris chromosome 13, drMalSylv7.2, whole genome shotgun sequence genome:
- the LOC126595419 gene encoding uncharacterized protein LOC126595419, with the protein MALEHLEESYLAAFLACWLCKFVFPKDDVNLIRPGVFKVASKMAAGESFSLAIPVLANIYDGLRVVSDLASTEDRDGVLPYHYVYGWLGEYFGTHFSSSTLDKSGPSVVKLGPLMTKYSGVFSAKRLDDQQTQTLFRSCEGLKMDRLVRFGTVRRDIIDDSHIHFSDLSYLISLRSGYVSLRQEDRCIVQPYSPHRFSRQFGFVQNVPGTLREKARSESLQAMYMHWESCTHECTNASITLPTKDEFKSNLVTRVYVRWWSKVYYENLGTASGTNSSHLIVRVSLLCEIDL; encoded by the coding sequence ATGGCGTTAGAGCACTTGGAAGAATCTTACTTAGCTGCattcttagcttgttggctttgtaagtttgtctTCCCTAAAGACGATGTCAACTTGATTCGTCCTGGAGTCTTCAAagttgctagcaagatggctgcaggCGAATCTTTTAGCCTTGCTATACCGGTCTTAGCCAATATTTACGACGGCTTAAGAGTTGTTTCGGACTTGGCAAGCACTGAAGATCGTGATGGGGTACTTCCTTACCATTATGTGTACGGTTGGTTGGGTGAGTACTTTGGTACTCATTTTTCTTCGTCAACTTTAGACAAGTCTGGGCCTTCCGTAGTCAAGCTGGGACCTTTGATGACGAAGTATTCTGGCGTGTTTTCTGCGAAGCGTCTCGACGATCAGCAAACGCAAACATTATTTAGAAGTTGTGAAGGATTAAAGATGGATCGCCTGGTGAGGTTTGGCACGGTGCGGCGAGACATCATAGATGATTCGCATATCCACTTTTCAGACTTGTCTTACCTTATAAGTCTCCGCTCAGGGTATGTTTCTTTGCGGCAAGAAGACCGATGTATTGTTCAGCCGTACAGTCCTCACCGCTTTAGtaggcaatttggttttgtccaaaatGTGCCAGGCACGTTGAGGGAGAAAGCTCGATCAGAATCCTTGCAAGCCAtgtatatgcattgggagtcATGTACCCATGAATGTACAAATGCTTCTATCACCCTGCCGACCAAGGACGAATTCAAGAGTAATCTAGTAACCCGTGTTTACGTacgttggtggtcaaaggtataTTATGAGAATTTAGGGACGGCAAGTGGTACCAATTCTTCCCATTTGATTGTGCGAGTGTCACTCCTTTGCGAGATAGACCTATAG